A genomic stretch from Candidatus Lernaella stagnicola includes:
- a CDS encoding CPBP family intramembrane metalloprotease, with amino-acid sequence MSDTSPPVEKRGTGRLFLRAALWSGFAFGAWFLGLVAVPGLADISAATDFTDVITWEASPLLAFVLGMLAVCWAARRWRRGGVVEVLGVVAVKWKVVVGLCIVTVVAVLLHDVLRYALGLPLLPPEYTRLIQASNHPIVLSLGFLIAAPIFEEVYFRGFFITAFGGTCLRPWGAAVVAAAIWAFAHTQYDLTYMPIIFLAGLAFAGVRLLTGSIVPAVVAHALINLMSYVHVMFFLER; translated from the coding sequence ATGTCGGACACCTCGCCGCCGGTCGAAAAGAGAGGAACCGGGCGACTTTTTCTGCGCGCCGCGTTGTGGTCCGGTTTCGCCTTCGGCGCTTGGTTCCTGGGACTCGTTGCCGTACCTGGGCTCGCGGATATTTCCGCAGCGACCGACTTCACCGACGTCATCACCTGGGAAGCCTCTCCTTTATTGGCCTTCGTTTTGGGCATGCTTGCCGTTTGCTGGGCGGCGCGGCGATGGCGGCGGGGCGGCGTCGTCGAAGTGTTGGGCGTCGTGGCCGTCAAGTGGAAGGTGGTTGTCGGCCTTTGCATCGTGACCGTGGTTGCCGTTCTATTGCACGACGTGCTGCGCTACGCCCTCGGTTTGCCGTTGCTGCCTCCGGAATACACGCGTCTTATTCAAGCCTCGAACCACCCCATCGTGTTGTCGCTGGGTTTCCTGATCGCGGCGCCGATCTTCGAGGAAGTGTACTTTCGCGGCTTTTTCATCACGGCCTTCGGCGGCACCTGCCTGCGTCCGTGGGGCGCGGCGGTTGTCGCGGCCGCAATCTGGGCGTTTGCCCACACCCAGTACGACTTGACCTACATGCCGATCATTTTCTTAGCCGGCCTTGCCTTCGCGGGAGTGCGTTTGCTCACCGGCAGCATCGTGCCGGCTGTCGTGGCCCATGCCCTCATCAACCTGATGTCATACGTACACGTGATGTTTTTTCTGGAGCGGTGA
- a CDS encoding CPBP family intramembrane metalloprotease — protein MTTENTALDAAKTCGKGPFGPWASVGLTLGAIFIMFSVQSLLAIPAIMAGVGDTASGESLSAVDFTTEMLNSPLGLLTTVVAMFFSMVILFGIVVALVQLRGGPTLRDYLGAVRVRVGVYARWLLILFAYGLLMQVVWTVFDLPSEDFVMDIVRHTWVLPLIIPVVVIASPIAEESLFRGFLYAAFDRTPAQRLAVIVVSAAVWSGLHAFQYQWYTVLGMFGMGVVFGFARWLSGSLYVAIALHAFWNLASTIIALLIVAGLLDM, from the coding sequence ATGACCACGGAAAACACCGCCCTCGACGCAGCAAAAACGTGCGGCAAAGGCCCCTTCGGCCCGTGGGCGTCGGTGGGCCTGACCCTCGGCGCGATTTTCATCATGTTCAGCGTACAATCGCTGTTAGCGATCCCGGCCATCATGGCGGGAGTCGGCGACACAGCTAGCGGCGAAAGCCTCTCGGCGGTCGATTTCACGACGGAGATGCTTAACTCGCCCCTCGGTTTGCTGACGACGGTCGTGGCGATGTTCTTTTCCATGGTGATACTCTTCGGCATTGTCGTGGCGCTGGTGCAATTGCGCGGTGGGCCGACGCTGCGGGATTACTTGGGCGCGGTGCGCGTGCGCGTTGGTGTGTACGCCCGGTGGCTCTTGATCCTGTTCGCTTACGGCTTGCTGATGCAGGTCGTTTGGACGGTCTTCGATTTGCCCTCGGAAGACTTCGTCATGGATATTGTGCGCCACACCTGGGTTCTTCCCCTAATTATTCCGGTTGTCGTCATTGCGTCGCCGATCGCCGAGGAGTCATTGTTTCGCGGTTTCCTGTACGCCGCCTTTGATCGCACGCCCGCGCAGCGTTTGGCGGTGATCGTGGTGAGCGCGGCGGTGTGGTCCGGCCTGCACGCATTCCAATACCAGTGGTACACGGTGTTGGGCATGTTCGGGATGGGTGTTGTCTTCGGTTTCGCCCGTTGGCTGAGCGGTTCGCTTTACGTGGCGATCGCGCTGCACGCCTTCTGGAACCTGGCTTCGACGATCATTGCATTGCTTATCGTGGCCGGTCTCTTGGATATGTGA
- a CDS encoding PilZ domain-containing protein, whose translation MPQAVQRSEPRINFRLSVFFGESEPDLIGHVKNISLYGAAISCANLVTPKTRLNMRLETDRGPMKMVGEVRWSRRFSLQFSFVDDCEMGVHFVESDPRYPNYFSDLSEQHVELRAEPRFDKVFIVTIDNGTELQTLNISRSGMYVMTANSPACGSIVQVRLVLPNLNITVGIEGEVQHTVDVSEAYDRGLKPGFGLKFLRFLTETEAQFHEYVDWLAGAPIRDETPS comes from the coding sequence ATGCCGCAGGCTGTCCAGCGAAGTGAGCCCCGCATCAACTTCCGTTTGTCCGTTTTTTTTGGGGAAAGCGAACCGGATTTGATCGGTCACGTCAAAAACATTTCGCTCTACGGCGCGGCGATTTCCTGCGCGAATCTCGTGACACCCAAAACGCGGTTGAACATGCGACTCGAGACCGATCGCGGCCCCATGAAGATGGTCGGCGAAGTTCGTTGGAGCCGGCGTTTCTCGCTGCAATTTTCCTTCGTCGATGACTGCGAGATGGGCGTGCACTTCGTCGAATCGGACCCACGCTATCCGAACTATTTTTCCGATCTGTCCGAGCAGCACGTCGAACTGCGCGCCGAGCCGCGTTTCGACAAGGTGTTCATCGTCACCATCGACAACGGAACCGAATTGCAGACGCTCAATATCAGCCGCAGCGGCATGTACGTGATGACCGCCAACTCACCGGCCTGCGGCTCGATTGTCCAAGTGCGGCTCGTGCTCCCCAACCTCAATATCACCGTCGGCATCGAAGGCGAAGTACAACACACCGTCGATGTCAGCGAGGCGTACGACCGGGGCTTGAAACCCGGTTTCGGACTCAAGTTCCTTCGCTTTCTCACCGAAACCGAAGCGCAGTTTCATGAATACGTCGATTGGTTGGCGGGGGCTCCGATTCGCGATGAAACGCCGTCGTAA
- a CDS encoding endonuclease/exonuclease/phosphatase family protein encodes MRDRLTVVTYNMWHGLNPTGLIMFEEQETTADRDRRMRGFYHHVRALNPDIIFLQEVNPAPGLSRRLAADLGYDHTFIVDNAGVKIGAFGPPFNFRSGQAILAKPDLHLQALGGTKLSGKFGWAAWHSSLQFSEFRDAVAAAVTVNQRRVLLMGLHAHHGPEADREIQEGLDELEAAGVIDSARRQEILSKFAQASVRRRGELEKALAFASRIGMDRGPVLFAGDFNASPDSPELMWLKNEQQFASVTADEDPASLLITWDHRRNLNTHYFHDFVPVHIFEPDVMRVLNPLVVTGSKRIDYVFHRGFGESYRVVEAGLFGEELFEGHYASDHFGVYAVFHIED; translated from the coding sequence GTGCGAGATCGCTTGACCGTCGTGACGTACAACATGTGGCACGGACTCAACCCGACCGGACTCATCATGTTCGAGGAGCAGGAAACGACTGCCGATCGCGATCGCCGCATGCGGGGTTTCTACCACCACGTACGCGCGTTGAATCCCGACATCATCTTTCTGCAGGAAGTGAACCCGGCGCCGGGCCTGAGCCGCCGACTTGCCGCCGATCTCGGGTATGACCACACCTTCATCGTCGATAACGCGGGCGTAAAAATCGGCGCGTTCGGGCCACCGTTCAATTTCCGCAGCGGCCAGGCCATCCTCGCCAAGCCCGATCTCCATTTGCAGGCGCTGGGCGGGACGAAGCTGTCGGGAAAATTCGGTTGGGCGGCGTGGCACAGCTCGCTGCAGTTCAGCGAGTTCCGCGACGCGGTCGCCGCGGCGGTAACCGTCAACCAGCGCCGCGTCTTGCTCATGGGGCTGCACGCGCACCACGGCCCCGAGGCAGACCGGGAGATCCAGGAAGGGCTCGACGAGTTGGAAGCCGCGGGCGTTATCGATAGTGCTCGCCGGCAGGAAATTCTCTCCAAGTTTGCGCAAGCCTCAGTGCGACGGCGCGGGGAGTTGGAGAAAGCGCTTGCCTTTGCCTCGCGCATCGGCATGGATCGCGGCCCTGTTTTGTTCGCCGGCGACTTCAACGCGTCGCCCGACAGCCCGGAGTTGATGTGGCTCAAAAACGAGCAGCAATTTGCCTCCGTCACCGCTGATGAAGATCCCGCTTCGCTGTTGATCACCTGGGATCACCGCCGCAATCTCAACACGCACTACTTCCATGATTTCGTCCCGGTTCACATCTTCGAGCCGGACGTCATGCGCGTGCTCAATCCACTGGTGGTGACGGGCAGTAAGCGAATCGATTACGTGTTCCATCGCGGTTTCGGCGAGTCATACCGGGTAGTCGAGGCCGGCCTATTCGGCGAAGAACTTTTCGAGGGACACTACGCATCCGACCACTTCGGCGTGTACGCGGTTTTCCATATCGAGGATTAA
- a CDS encoding tetratricopeptide repeat protein, whose translation MKRLLLLALVVVAAGAFGWWYVSGNHTPRASAKPTPPGPTLAAADVGYPTDPKRLAQWIDETVHELIYKKEKAARRWSPLLAGYCEQGCEDCCGLQAYALQILGQWEEASAYYKRHASAACLFAEAREFSHHRNEPEIALPLYERACHLGLLIACSNAGVILALGNGVPKNPDRAACLYLEACEGGEPIACANLAMLHESGAGPLTDDRKINVLYQRACEAGYTRGCNRLGLRLRDALPQVAANFFYRSCEQGDMRGCLLLADTIAFDRPNEARQLYERACRGGYEPACR comes from the coding sequence ATGAAACGGTTGCTTCTATTAGCGCTGGTGGTGGTGGCCGCCGGCGCATTCGGCTGGTGGTACGTATCGGGCAACCACACGCCCCGCGCGAGCGCCAAGCCAACGCCTCCCGGACCCACTCTTGCCGCCGCCGACGTGGGCTACCCGACCGACCCCAAACGCCTCGCGCAATGGATCGACGAAACCGTGCACGAGCTGATTTACAAAAAAGAAAAAGCGGCCCGGCGGTGGTCGCCGTTGCTGGCAGGTTATTGCGAACAGGGTTGCGAAGATTGTTGCGGACTCCAGGCTTATGCGCTGCAGATCTTAGGTCAATGGGAAGAGGCGTCCGCTTACTACAAACGTCATGCCTCGGCCGCGTGTCTCTTCGCCGAGGCGCGGGAATTCAGCCACCACCGAAACGAACCGGAGATTGCGCTGCCTCTATACGAACGCGCCTGCCACCTGGGCCTGCTGATCGCCTGCAGCAACGCGGGCGTGATCCTGGCTCTGGGCAACGGCGTTCCGAAAAACCCCGACCGCGCTGCTTGTCTGTACCTGGAGGCGTGCGAAGGGGGCGAGCCGATCGCCTGCGCGAATCTGGCGATGCTTCATGAATCCGGTGCCGGTCCGCTCACTGACGATCGCAAGATCAACGTTCTGTATCAGCGGGCTTGTGAGGCCGGCTACACCCGCGGCTGCAATCGTCTCGGGTTGCGGCTGCGCGACGCACTCCCACAGGTCGCAGCCAATTTCTTCTATCGCTCGTGTGAACAGGGTGATATGCGCGGGTGCTTATTGTTGGCCGATACGATCGCATTCGATCGGCCGAACGAGGCGCGTCAACTCTACGAACGGGCCTGCCGCGGCGGATACGAACCCGCCTGCCGTTAA
- a CDS encoding histidinol-phosphatase HisJ family protein, giving the protein MPGADYHVHSSLCGHARGKIDAYVEHAIRVGLDEIGFSEHLPMDVWGERDPSLTMGLGDMDTYLAEVARVRDKYADRIIVRLGIEADFPPDRQDAVAGFLSRHKFDYVIGSVHFLGDWGIDDPRELHKWDGRDVDEVYESYFEAVRRAVQSGLFDILGHADLVKKFGHRPRGDISPWYERIAEALAAREMAVELNTAGLRKPVGEMYPHPDLLRACRVRDVPLVISSDAHAPEEVGLQRADAEHLAREIGFTHTVGYAARRVVTSFAL; this is encoded by the coding sequence ATGCCCGGCGCCGACTACCACGTGCACTCCTCTTTATGCGGCCACGCCCGCGGGAAAATCGATGCCTACGTCGAGCACGCGATTCGCGTGGGTCTGGACGAAATCGGTTTTTCCGAGCACCTCCCCATGGACGTGTGGGGCGAGCGCGATCCCTCGTTGACCATGGGCCTGGGCGACATGGACACGTACCTGGCGGAAGTGGCCCGCGTGCGCGACAAATACGCGGACCGTATCATCGTGCGGCTTGGCATCGAGGCGGATTTCCCTCCCGATCGACAAGATGCCGTTGCCGGGTTTTTGAGCCGCCATAAATTCGATTACGTCATCGGTTCGGTGCATTTCCTCGGCGACTGGGGCATCGACGACCCACGCGAGTTGCACAAATGGGACGGCAGGGATGTCGACGAAGTGTATGAATCCTACTTCGAAGCCGTGCGGCGCGCCGTGCAGTCCGGCCTGTTCGACATACTGGGCCATGCCGATCTGGTCAAAAAGTTCGGCCACCGGCCGCGGGGCGATATTTCCCCGTGGTACGAGCGAATCGCCGAAGCGCTGGCGGCGCGGGAGATGGCCGTTGAATTGAACACCGCCGGTTTGCGGAAACCGGTCGGCGAGATGTATCCGCATCCGGATTTGCTCCGCGCGTGCCGCGTCCGGGACGTGCCGCTGGTCATCAGCAGCGACGCCCACGCGCCGGAGGAAGTCGGTCTGCAACGCGCCGATGCCGAGCACTTGGCAAGAGAAATCGGCTTTACGCATACCGTGGGTTATGCAGCCCGTCGCGTCGTCACGAGCTTCGCGCTGTAG